The genomic interval CTGTACAAATAACATTGTTATTCATACGAATTTTATTATCAGCTTTTCCAAATTTTTAAAGAGCAAGAGATACAAAAACCTCTCAAAATTAAATACACTCTATTCTCAGGCGATTTAGCTGCCCGATAAAGAATATTTATTTTTAAGAAGTAAAAGTGGTGGAGCTAAGCAGGATCGAACTGCTGACCTCCTGCGTGCAAGGCAGGCGCTCTCCCAGCTGAGCTATAGCCCCACATATGCTGGTCTTATTGTTTAGTTACCGACTTCGTGAAGAAGTGGTGGGTCTGAGTAGATTTGAACTACCGACCTCACCCTTATCAGGGGTGCGCTCTAACCAGCTGAGCTACAGACCCAAACAATAAGTGTTGTTCTCTTTACAATAACAATCATCTGTGTGGACACTACGAACAAATAAGTTCTAAATCGTATAAGGAGGTGATCCAGCCCCAGGTTCCCCTAGGGCTACCTTGTTACGACTTCACCCCAGTCATGAATCACTCCGTGGTAAACGTCCTCCCGAGGGTTAGACTATCTACTTCTGGAGCAACCCACTCCCATGGTGTGACGGGCGGTGTGTACAAGGCCCGGGAACGTATTCACCGCGTCATTCTGATACGCGATTACTAGCGATTCCGACTTCATGGAGTCGAGTTGCAGACTCCAATCCGGACTACGACGCACTTTAAGTGATTCGCTTACCTTCGCAGGTTCGCAGCACTCTGTATGCGCCATTGTAGCACGTGTGTAGCCCTACACGTAAGGGCCATGATGACTTGACGTCGTCCCCACCTTCCTCCGGTTTATCACCGGCAGTCTCCTTAGAGTTCTCAGCATTACCTGCTAGCAACTAAGGATAGGGGTTGCGCTCGTTGCGGGACTTAACCCAACATCTCACAACACGAGCTGACGACAGCCATGCAGCACCTGTATCAGAGTTCCCGAAGGCACAAATCTATCTCTAGAAAGTTCTCTGTATGTCAAGTGTAGGTAAGGTTCTTCGCGTTGCATCGAATTAAACCACATGCTCCACCGCTTGTGCGGGCCCCCGTCAATTCATTTGAGTTTTAACCTTGCGGCCGTACTCCCCAGGCGGTCTACTTAATGCGTTAGCTTTGAAAAACAGAACCGAGGTTCCGAGCTTCTAGTAGACATCGTTTACGGCGTGGACTACCGGGGTATCTAATCCCGTTTGCTCCCCACGCTTTCGTACATGAGCGTCAGTGTTGACCCAGGTGGCTGCCTTCGCCATCGGTATTCCTTCAGATCTCTACGCATTTCACCGCTACACCTGAAATTCTACCACCCTCTATCACACTCTAGTTTGCCAGTTCGAAATGCAGTTCCCAGGTTGAGCCCGGGGCTTTCACATCTCGCTTAACAAACCGCCTGCGTACGCTTTACGCCCAGTAATTCCGATTAACGCTCGCACCCTCCGTATTACCGCGGCTGCTGGCACGGAGTTAGCCGGTGCTTCTTCTGTCAGTAACGTCACAGATATGAGGTATTAACTCACACCCTTTCCTCCTGACTGAAAGTGCTTTACAACCCGAAGGCCTTCTTCACACACGCGGCATGGCTGCATCAGGCTTTCGCCCATTGTGCAATATTCCCCACTGCTGCCTCCCGTAGGAGTCTGGACCGTGTCTCAGTTCCAGTGTGGCTGATCATCCTCTCAAACCAGCTAGGGATCGTTGCCTTGGTGAGCCATTACCTCACCAACTAGCTAATCCCACTTGGGCCAATCTAAAGGCGAGAGCCGAAGCCCCCTTTGGTCCGTAGACATTATGCGGTATTAGCAGTCGTTTCCAACTGTTGCCCCCCCCCTCAAGGCATGTTCCCAAGCATTACTCACCCGTCCGCCGCTCGTCAGCAAAGTAGCAAGCTACTTTCTGTTACCGCTCGACTTGCATGTGTTAGGCCTGCCGCCAGCGTTCAATCTGAGCCATGATCAAACTCTTCAATTAAAAAGTTTTGTGTCTTTCGACAGCTCAATGAATTCTGAATTTATTTAATATCTTTCGATATTGAATTGACTGTGCTGAATAACTACCGAAATAATTATTCTGTTGGTCACTCAGTTTCAATTGAGACTCTAATTTGTTTGCCTCACTACCTAAGTAGCTTGGCTGTTAGAACTCAATCTGTACGAGTGCCCACACAGATGATTGCTTTATATTGTTAAAGAACGTTGCGACGTTGTCGCTAGGGATGCGTATAATACATCCTTTATTTTTCGAGTCAATACTTTGTTTTAAACTTTCTTTCGATGATTTAAAACCAAAGTTTTATTCAACTCTCTGAGCCACTAACACTTTGCTATGCTTCGGCGTTTCCCGTCTCAGTGGGGTCGCATTATAGGGAGATCCGAAAACAGATCAACCCTTTTTTTAGATCTTTTTACTGTTCGAACAAAATTAGAACAAAACCACAAAAAACCATGTTAAAACACGCTTAAATTGATGTTTTTTTACACTGCTTTTTATAATTTCATATAAATATCATTGCTAAGTTCGTTTAAGACGTTAAGATAGCAAGTTCACAATGTTAAATTAATGTTTATTTCCTGTTTATTGGTAGATCTAAAATGAAATTACCCGATCAAAAATCTTTTATCTTTTCTGTTGTTATTGCTGTAGTTGGTTTTGTTATTGTTAAGTTCGCCCTTGGAAGCTTAGAACTTGACCCTGCAATTGTATTTGCTGTTGGCTTATTAATAGGTGGGCTAGTTATTGCTGCTATGTCTTCTGACGTTTTAGAAGAGGCCGAAGTAAAAACTAAAACACTTTACGTTGGTAACCTTCCTTACCGTGCAAACGAAGGTGTTGTTCGTGCTTTGTTTGAAGAGCAAGGTAAAGTATTCAACGTTCGTCTATTAAAGGATAAAAATACAGGCAAACGTCGTGGCTTTGGTTTTGTTGAAATGGCGCAAGCTGATGCAGACAATGCTATTGCAAACTTGAACGATAGTGAGTTCCAACAACGCACTTTAAAAGTACGTGAAGCAAAACAAAAACAAGAA from Pseudoalteromonas marina carries:
- a CDS encoding RNA recognition motif domain-containing protein — protein: MKLPDQKSFIFSVVIAVVGFVIVKFALGSLELDPAIVFAVGLLIGGLVIAAMSSDVLEEAEVKTKTLYVGNLPYRANEGVVRALFEEQGKVFNVRLLKDKNTGKRRGFGFVEMAQADADNAIANLNDSEFQQRTLKVREAKQKQEDDSNTLRAQADQSV